The following are encoded in a window of bacterium genomic DNA:
- a CDS encoding response regulator — protein MKTVLLVDDEKVFLSSLKEGLQSFGKRLRVLTARDGKEAIGVLARTTVHLVVTDLNMPGVDGMALLAHMSRKHPKVPAIVMTAYGSPETEQKVNALGALRYIEKPIDFKETARLVFDVLELPTSYIRGIGVPSFAQLIEVERKTCIVRATSYETPPRTGVLHFVDGELVHAEIGALAGAEAAYEILAWGEASLELEELLGKAAERTIHAPLANLVMQSLVIADQKRSEAEAAAGEGAAAERPAYEAPKLEEEAPAAKETEAEPADEGAPDEGATLAIAEAAAGQVQEILANLRQLVPGTETLGLVAANGVAAQVLCAPGHDADEARERMAPLVFALVESAEMNAASFDKDRFRRVTVECGGGHVSAMRVNDQFYLFAVTSSRAKLGMIYSAMDATARSLALVL, from the coding sequence ATGAAGACTGTCCTCCTGGTCGACGACGAAAAGGTCTTCCTCTCCAGCCTCAAGGAGGGGTTGCAGTCGTTCGGCAAGCGGCTGCGCGTGCTGACGGCGCGCGACGGCAAGGAGGCGATCGGCGTGCTCGCGCGCACGACCGTCCACCTCGTCGTCACCGACCTCAACATGCCCGGCGTGGACGGCATGGCGCTCCTCGCCCACATGAGCCGCAAGCACCCCAAGGTGCCGGCGATCGTGATGACCGCCTACGGCTCGCCGGAGACGGAGCAGAAGGTCAACGCCCTCGGCGCGCTGCGCTACATCGAGAAGCCGATCGACTTCAAGGAGACGGCGCGGCTGGTCTTCGACGTGCTCGAGCTGCCGACGAGCTACATCCGCGGCATCGGCGTGCCGAGCTTCGCGCAGCTGATCGAGGTCGAGCGCAAGACCTGCATCGTGCGCGCCACCTCGTACGAGACGCCGCCGCGGACCGGCGTGCTGCATTTCGTCGACGGCGAGCTGGTGCACGCCGAAATCGGGGCGCTCGCCGGCGCCGAGGCGGCGTACGAGATCCTCGCCTGGGGCGAGGCGAGCCTCGAGCTCGAGGAGCTGCTCGGCAAGGCCGCGGAGCGCACGATCCACGCCCCGCTCGCCAACCTGGTCATGCAGAGCCTCGTGATCGCCGACCAGAAGCGGAGCGAGGCCGAGGCGGCCGCGGGAGAAGGAGCCGCCGCCGAGCGGCCGGCCTACGAGGCGCCGAAGCTGGAGGAGGAAGCGCCCGCGGCGAAGGAGACCGAGGCCGAGCCGGCGGACGAGGGGGCGCCCGACGAGGGGGCGACGCTGGCGATCGCCGAGGCGGCCGCCGGGCAGGTGCAGGAGATCCTCGCCAACCTGCGGCAGCTCGTCCCGGGAACGGAGACCCTCGGGCTGGTCGCGGCCAACGGCGTCGCGGCGCAGGTGCTCTGCGCCCCGGGGCACGACGCGGACGAGGCCCGGGAGCGGATGGCGCCGCTCGTTTTCGCCCTGGTCGAGTCGGCCGAGATGAACGCCGCGAGCTTCGACAAGGACCGCTTCCGCCGCGTGACGGTCGAGTGCGGCGGCGGGCACGTCTCGGCGATGCGGGTCAACGACCAGTTCTACCTCTTCGCCGTGACGTCCTCGCGGGCCAAGCTCGGGATGATCTACTCGGCGATGGAC
- a CDS encoding HAMP domain-containing histidine kinase produces MSDEGSGYGVERAADAASGRAAPLDEILDAIDVGLILLDPPRSAVVSINVPGKRLLAAAGAPVDFDGLRRLFLPAVGDWTIPTGPTRSGTLRLGATLVGYNTYPAGDGLICIVARDVTERARLESIAQAVNIMDHTGYIFSCIRHEIGNPLNSIKTILSVLDANLDSYPRPALADNLRRCLGEVQRIETLLRSLKNFSLYEHPAPELLELPSFMEQFLRLVQRQLEGRKIAVSTAFADDARLAFVDPRALTQVMLNVVVNAMDALAGRESPRIEIAATRSGEYVLLKVADNGVGITPEQRRNLFRPFYTSKPHGTGLGLVIVRKLLTKMNGHIDVEGRPGAGATATLAIPAHPEAPARPMR; encoded by the coding sequence ATGAGCGACGAGGGAAGCGGATACGGCGTCGAGCGCGCGGCGGACGCGGCGTCCGGACGCGCGGCGCCGCTGGACGAGATCCTCGACGCGATCGACGTCGGCCTGATTCTCCTCGACCCCCCGCGCTCCGCCGTCGTTTCGATCAACGTGCCGGGAAAGCGGCTCCTCGCCGCGGCGGGCGCGCCCGTCGACTTCGACGGGCTGCGGCGCCTCTTCCTCCCCGCGGTCGGCGACTGGACGATCCCGACCGGCCCGACCCGCTCCGGCACGCTGCGCCTCGGCGCGACGCTCGTCGGCTACAACACCTATCCGGCGGGGGACGGGCTGATCTGCATCGTCGCGCGGGACGTCACCGAGCGCGCGCGCCTCGAGTCGATCGCGCAGGCCGTCAACATCATGGACCACACGGGCTACATCTTCTCGTGCATCCGCCACGAGATCGGCAACCCGCTGAACTCCATCAAGACGATCCTCTCCGTCCTCGACGCGAACCTCGACTCCTACCCGCGGCCGGCGCTCGCCGACAACCTGCGGCGCTGCCTCGGCGAGGTCCAGCGGATCGAGACGCTGCTGCGCTCGCTCAAGAACTTCAGCCTCTACGAGCACCCCGCGCCGGAGCTGCTGGAGCTGCCCTCGTTCATGGAGCAGTTCCTGCGCCTGGTGCAGCGGCAGCTCGAGGGGCGCAAGATCGCCGTCTCCACGGCCTTCGCCGACGACGCGCGGCTGGCGTTCGTCGATCCGCGGGCCCTCACCCAGGTGATGCTCAACGTCGTGGTCAACGCGATGGACGCCCTCGCCGGGCGGGAGTCGCCGCGGATCGAGATCGCGGCGACGCGCTCGGGCGAGTACGTCCTGCTCAAGGTCGCGGACAACGGCGTCGGAATCACCCCCGAGCAGCGCCGCAACCTGTTCCGCCCGTTCTACACTTCGAAGCCGCACGGCACCGGCCTCGGGCTGGTGATCGTGCGCAAGCTGCTGACGAAGATGAACGGCCACATCGACGTCGAGGGGCGCCCCGGCGCGGGCGCGACGGCGACGCTGGCCATTCCCGCCCACCCCGAAGCGCCGGCGAGGCCCATGCGATGA